One Caretta caretta isolate rCarCar2 chromosome 8, rCarCar1.hap1, whole genome shotgun sequence DNA window includes the following coding sequences:
- the LOC125640807 gene encoding heme-binding protein 2-like codes for MIKSFKQRFLSLELQSPRWSSAEITVQDYELRHYETAKWASTVIQGKMQKEALRQGFWKLFCYIQGKNEKEMKIEMTVPVTCLVKSGCTDFKVSFFVPFEHQESPPQPTAPDVFIEERKGEAIFVRSFGGFASPEKYAEEAQALARILKNAGQSFHEDFYYTAGYDSPFKLFYRHNEVWYFKK; via the exons ATGATCAAGTCGTTCAAACAGAGATTTTTGTCGCTGGAGCTGCAGTCGCCCAGGTGGAGCTCAGCAGAGATCACG GTGCAAGATTACGAGCTGCGTCACTATGAGACGGCCAAATGGGCTAGCACAGTAATTCAAGGAAAGATGCAGAAGGAGGCACTGCGCCAGGGCTTCTGGAAACTCTTCTGCTACATTCAGGGGAAGAATGAGAAAG AGATGAAGATTGAGATGACTGTGCCGGTGACGTGCCTGGTGAAATCTGGTTGCACAGACTTCAAGGTCTCATTCTTTGTGCCATTCGAGCACCAAGAgtcccccccacagcccacagCCCCAGACGTCTTCATCGAGGAGCGGAAGGGAGAGGCCATCTTTGTCAG GTCCTTTGGTGGGTTTGCCTCTCCAGAGAAATATGCTGAGGAAGCCCAGGCACTGGCAAGAATCCTAAAGAATGCAGGTCAGTCATTCCATGAAGACTTCTATTACACTGCTGGCTATGACAGTCCCTTCAAGCTCTTCTATAGGCACAATGAAGTGTGGTATTTCAAGAAGTAA